A genome region from Setaria italica strain Yugu1 chromosome III, Setaria_italica_v2.0, whole genome shotgun sequence includes the following:
- the LOC101773897 gene encoding probable WRKY transcription factor 71, whose protein sequence is MTGMAATAAHAHYLSPFASLFDDLGGHPNRSQPPPPAPAASLWPSIQPHCTGHPQHAGDAAAAGNDAAAGSKDDKPPAPAARPKSEREPRFAFMTRSEVDHLEDGYRWRKYGQKAVKNSPFPRSYYRCTSAVCGVRKRVERAADDPGVVVTTYVGKHAHPCPAPVTRAPAAAAAAASGTRQVVRRDDAAGGCGQGGAVDWLA, encoded by the exons ATGACGGGCATGGCGGCGACCGCAGCCCACGCCCACTACCTCTCTCCCTTCGCTTCCTTGTTCGACGACCTCGGCGGCCACCCCAACCGctcacagccgccgccgccagcaccagCAGCCTCCCTCTGGCCCTCGATCCAGCCCCACTGCACCGGTCACCCCCAACACGCAGGtgacgcagccgccgccggcaacgACGCCGCGGCCGGTAGTAAAGACGACAAgccccccgcgccggcggcgaggcccaaGAGCGAGCGCGAGCCGCGGTTCGCGTTCATGACGCGGAGCGAGGTGGACCATCTGGAGGACGGCTACCGGTGGCGCAAGTACGGCCAGAAGGCCGTCAAGAACAGCCCGTTCCCCAG GAGCTACTACCGGTGCACGAGCGCGGTGTGCGGGGTGAGGAAGCGGGTGGAGCGCGCGGCGGACGACCCGGGCGTCGTCGTCACCACCTACGTGGGCAAGCACGCGCACCCCTGCCCTGCGCCGGTGACAAGggcacctgccgccgccgccgccgccgccagtggtACAAGGCAGGTGGTACGCCGGGATGACGCAGCAGGTGGCTGCGGTCAAGGTGGAGCTGTGGACTGGTTAGCTTAG
- the LOC101757137 gene encoding cycloeucalenol cycloisomerase, whose translation MAAARRPAAGAKPRGGGGGAGRRSAWLAADGSKRWGEAFFLLYTPFWLTLCLGVVVPFKLYERFTELEYLILGLVSTVPAFLIPLFLVGKADSVRSLKDRYWVKANIWIIIFSYVGNYFWTHYFFTVLGASYTFPSWRMNNVPHTTFLLTHACFLFYHMASNMTLRRLRHSTAHLPQSIRWLFEAAWILALSYFIAYLETLAIANFPYYEFIDRDIMYKVGSLFYAIYFIVSFPMFSRIDEKDEKWNLSRVAVDSLGAAMLVTIILDLWRIFLGPIVPIPESRRCGQPGLAWFQSI comes from the exons ATGGCAG ctgcgcggcggccggcggcgggggcgaagcccaggggcggcggcggaggcgcggggaggaggagcgcgtGGCTGGCCGCGGACGGGAGCAAGCGCTGGGGGGAGGCCTTCTTCCTGCTCTACACGCCCTTCTGGCTCACGCTCTgcctcggcgtcgtcgtcccctTCAAGCTCTACGAG AGGTTCACGGAGCTGGAGTACCTGATTCTTGGATTGGTGTCCACCGTGCCGGCGTTCCTCATCCCCCTCTTCCTCGTAGGGAAG GCAGATAGCGTTAGAAGTTTGAAAGATCGATACTGGGTCAAG GCTAATATTTGGATTATAATTTTTAGCTATGTTGGTAACTACTTCTGGACACATTACTTCTTCACAGTTCTGGGCGCTTCGTATACTTTTCCATCATGGCGGATGAATAAT GTACCCCATACGACGTTTCTCCTGACTCATGCTTGTTTCCTGTTCTATCATATGGCATCAAATATGACACTTCGTAGATTACGTCACTCCACAGCTCACTTGCCACAGTCTATTCGGTGGTTATTTGAAGCCGCATGGATTTTGGCGCTTTCATACTTCATAGCTTACTTGGAGACACTAGCCATTGCAAAT TTCCCGTATTATGAATTCATTGATCGGGATATAATGTACAAAGTTGGTTCATTGTTCTACGCAATATACTTCATCGTCAGCTTCCCGATGTTTTCAAG GATTGATGAGAAAGATGAGAAGTGGAACCTGTCCAGGGTAGCTGTTGACTCTCTGGGTGCAGCGATGCTCGTTACGATAATACTCGACCTGTGGCGCATATTTTTGGGCCCAATAGTGCCCATCCCCGAGTCGAGGCGGTGCGGTCAGCCGGGGCTCGCATGGTTCCAAAGCATCTGA
- the LOC101757652 gene encoding uncharacterized protein LOC101757652, translating to MMEAKGDQDALLDLESGNGAAGSNNNSGVDASFSVGQGRTAPNGAWNGCVGANGCLKDDRNQHMDCSPPALDAVAKNGDDRKSEGEDKLGLLDSSGGEKAKKKRSKKPPRPPRPSTPTPLDVSDQKLLNELSELAMLKRARIERMKALKKMKNAKQGSSGGNLCPLIITIIFCVVILWQGFFSGHGSAVSFHGSPESSIRAHSSLISIRFYKKNHSNVRPPSVTTAAPDNVEAVSSLVNHNQARRLSR from the exons ATGATGGAGGCAAAGGGTGATCAGGATGCTTTGCTTGACCTGGAGAGTGGTAATGGTGCAGCAGGAAGCAATAATAACAGTGGTGTGGATGCCAGTTTTTCAGTGGGTCAAGGAAGAACAGCGCCTAATGGTGCGTGGAATGGTTGCGTGGGTGCCAATGGATGTCTGAAGGATGACAGGAATCAGCACATGGATtgctcccctcctgctttagATGCTGTTGCTAAAAACGGAGATGACAGAAAGTCTGAAGGGGAGGATAAGCTGGGCCTCCTGGACAGTTCAGGAGGGGAGAAAGCGAAGAAGAAGCGATCCAAAaagccgccgcggccaccaagGCCGTCGACACCTACACCATTGGATGTTTCCGACCAAAAGCTCCTCAACGAGCTGAGTGAACTTGCAATGTTGAAAAGGGCTAGGATTGAGCGAATGAAGgcattgaagaagatgaagaatgcCAAACAAGGGTCATCAGGTGGCAACTTATGCCCGTTGATCATTACAATTATCTTCTGCGTCGTCATACTCTGGCAAG GTTTTTTCTCGGGACATGGTTCAGCCGTAAGCTTCCATGGATCTCCTGAATCATCAATCAGAGCACATAGCAGTCTTATCTCCATCAGGTTCTACAAGAAGAACCATTCCAATGTGAGACCACCCAGTGTGACCACTGCAGCTCCCGA TAATGTAGAAGCGGTCTCGAGTCTGGTGAATCATAACCAAGCGAGAAGGTTGTCTCGATGA
- the LOC101758340 gene encoding pentatricopeptide repeat-containing protein At3g48810 translates to MVRSPAHSNGPHLRAMCSIKCRLLLRRLRCHRFSTTASKSSLPRGNNAEELPRGAGPPPTPDATTDASRGHEAAVKRLAAAGDVDGVQLALQEMRLRGVPCTEGALVAAIGAFARAGAPDRALKTFYRAVHDLGCARPTAPRLYNHLIDALLRENMVAAVVPVYENMKKNCVQPNVFTYNLLVKALCQNDRVGAARRMLDEMARKGCPPDDVTHATIVSALCKHGRVDEAREVLAAAPPVCASYNAVVLALCREFRMQDVFLIVEEMVQRELHPSVITYTTIVDAFCKARELRSACAILARMVVTGCTPNVPTFTAMVKGLFDCGSLHDALRMWKWMVAEGWAPSTVSYNVLIRGLCSIGDLKGALSVLNSMEQHGCFPNVRTYSTLIDGFSKAGDLDGAMSIWNDMTGAGCKPNVVVYTNMVDVFCRKLMFDQAENLIDKMLFENCPPNAVTFNTLIRSLCGCGRVGRALGVFHEMRRHGCPPNDRTYNELLHGLFREGNCEDSLQMVIEMRNHGMELSLVTYNTVVSGLCQMKMSREAMLFLGRMIVQGIQPDAFTFNAMIYAYCKEGKIRMAAWMLGGMNAVNCPRNIVAYTILMAELCNQHRLEDAMVYLLKMLYEGIYPNTATWNVLVRGAFRNLGCIEPIDLVQHITRDLSAGT, encoded by the coding sequence ATGGTTCGCTCCCCCGCGCATTCGAACGGACCTCATCTGCGCGCCATGTGCTCGATCAAATGCCGCCTCCTTCTCAGGCGGCTCCGCTGCCACCGCTTCTCCACGACGGCGTCGAAATCTAGCCTCCCGCGGGGTAATAATGCAGAGGAGCTTCCTCGGGGGGCGGGTCCGCCTCCCACGCCGGACGCCACCACGGACGCATCGAGAGGCCACGAGGCGGCGGTCAAGCggctcgcggcggcgggcgacgtgGACGGCGTGCAGCTGGCGCTGCAGGAGATGCGGCTGCGCGGGGTGCCCTGCACCGAGggcgccctcgtcgccgccatcgGCGCCTTCGCCCGCGCGGGGGCGCCCGACCGCGCGCTCAAGACGTTCTACCGCGCGGTCCACGACCTCGGCTGCGCGCGCCCCACCGCGCCGCGGCTCTACAACCACCTCATCGACGCGCTGCTCCGGGAGAACATGGTCGCGGCCGTCGTGCCGGTCTACGAGAACATGAAGAAGAACTGCGTCCAGCCCAACGTGTTCACCTACAACCTGTTGGTCAAGGCGCTGTGCCAGAACGACCGGGTCGGGGCCGCGCGCAGAATGCTCGACGAAATGGCCAGGAAGGGGTGTCCCCCGGACGACGTGACCCACGCCACCATCGTCTCCGCGCTGTGCAAGCATGGCAGGGTGGACGAGGCCAGAGAGGTGCTGGCTGCGGCCCCGCCCGTGTGCGCCTCGTACAATGCCGTCGTTCTAGCTCTCTGCAGAGAATTCAGGATGCAGGATGTGTTTCTGATTGTCGAGGAAATGGTTCAGAGGGAATTACATCCTAGTGTGATCACGTACACAACTATAGTCGACGCGTTCTGCAAGGCCAGGGAGCTGAGGAGTGCATGCGCCATTCTGGCTAGGATGGTGGTCACCGGTTGCACTCCAAATGTTCCGACATTCACAGCGATGGTGAAAGGTCTCTTCGATTGTGGAAGTTTACATGATGCACTCCGCATGTGGAAATGGATGGTGGCTGAAGGATGGGCACCATCGACAGTATCTTACAATGTTCTCATCCGTGGCCTTTGCAGCATTGGCGATCTCAAGGGAGCATTGTCTGTTCTCAACAGCATGGAGCAACATGGCTGTTTTCCTAATGTGAGGACCTACTCCACTCTTATCGATGGTTTCTCCAAAGCTGGGGACCTAGATGGTGCCATGTCAATATGGAATGACATGACAGGTGCTGGTTGCAAGCCAAATGTTGTTGTTTACACGAACATGGTGGATGTGTTTTGCAGGAAGTTGATGTTTGATCAGGCCGAGAATCTTATTGATAAGATGCTATTCGAAAATTGTCCTCCCAATGCAGTGACATTCAACACGTTGATCAGAAGTCTGTGCGGCTGTGGAAGAGTTGGGAGAGCTCTGGGTGTGTTCCATGAGATGAGAAGGCATGGATGCCCGCCAAATGATAGGACCTATAATGAGTTGCTCCATGGTCTTTTTAGAGAGGGAAACTGTGAAGACTCTCTTCAAATGGTGATTGAGATGCGAAACCATGGCATGGAGTTGAGTCTAGTAACATACAACACTGTAGTAAGTGGTCTCTGTCAGATGAAAATGAGCAGAGAAGCTATGCTATTTCTGGGGAGAATGATAGTTCAAGGAATCCAACCAGATGCATTTACTTTCAATGCAATGATTTATGCTTACTGCAAGGAAGGGAAAATCAGGATGGCAGCTTGGATGTTAGGTGGGATGAATGCAGTGAACTGCCCTCGGAACATAGTTGCATACACTATTCTGATGGCAGAGCTTTGCAATCAGCATAGGCTGGAAGATGCCATGGTGTATCTACTAAAGATGTTATATGAAGGTATATATCCAAATACGGCAACATGGAATGTGTTGGTCCGTGGAGCTTTTAGAAACCTTGGCTGCATTGAACCAATTGATTTAGTCCAGCATATTACCAGAGACTTGTCAGCAGGGACCTAA
- the LOC101758749 gene encoding long chain acyl-CoA synthetase 1, producing MEANPKNIFTVKVEDAKPSKDGRLAVGPVFRSVLAKDGFPQLEADMKTSWDVFRVAADKYPNNRMLGWRPLKDGVPGPYLWKSYKEVYDEVLQIGSALQELGVQPGSRIGIYGTNCPQWIVAMQACNGYSLICVPLYDTLGAGAVDYIIDHAEIDVVFIQDKKIKEILSPNCKSAKRLKALVAFTSATREQIKEADQIGMKMYSWNEFLKVGKVNPRQPCPPQANDLCTIMYTSGTSGQPKGVMLTHESHAMYVKGVDLFMDQFDDKMTTDDVFLSFLPLAHILDRMIEEYFFHKGASIGYYHGDLNALRDDIQELKPTLLVGVPRVYERIYEGILKAIAELRPLRRVIFNALYNRKLTSMKSGYSHKTASPFADMLAFRKVKARLGGRLRLLISGGAPLSTEIEEFLRVTTCAYFIQGYGLTETLGPSTVCYIDDMALVGSVGVPATYTEIRLEEVPEMGYDPLGVPSRGEICIRGKSLFAGYYKNPELTNEAIVDGWFHTGDIGEMTPDGILKVIDRKKNIFKLSQGEYVAVEYLEKVYGFPPLVEDIWVYGDSFRSNLVAVVNPHEENTMKWAESNGYKGSFGEICKLEGLKEYILKELTAVAQKNKLRGFEYIKGIVLDPLPFDIERDLVTATMKKRRNNMLKYYQSDIDAVYKKLEAQKNAAKAK from the exons ATGGAGGCAAACCCGAAGAATATCTTCACGGTTAAAGTGGAAGATGCGAAGCCCAGCAAGGATGGCCGCCTAGCGGTAGGGCCAGTTTTCCGGAGCGTGCTGGCCAAGGATGGATTCCCGCAGCTTGAGGCTGACATGAAAACATCGTGGGATGTGTTTAG GGTCGCAGCAGACAAGTATCCCAACAACCGGATGCTTGGATGGCGTCCGCTTAAAGATGGAGTG CCAGGGCCCTATTTGTGGAAATCATACAAGGAGGTCTACGATGAAGTGCTGCAAATTGGCTCTGCTTTGCAAGAGCTCGGAGTGCAACCA GGTTCCAGGATCGGAATCTATGGAACCAACTGCCCTCAGTGGATAGTGGCAATGCAG GCTTGCAATGGCTACAGTCTAATCTGTGTCCCACTGTACGATACTTTAG GTGCAGGAGCTGTTGACTACATTATTGATCATGCTGAGATTGATGTTGTCTTCATACAggacaagaaaataaaagag ATACTATCCCCAAATTGCAAGTCTGCTAAGAGGCTAAAAG CATTGGTGGCATTCACTTCGGCAACAAGGGAACAGATCAAAGAAGCAGATCAGATTGGGATGAAAATGTACTCCTGGAATGAATTCTTAAAAGTG GGAAAAGTTAATCCTCGTCAACCTTGCCCTCCGCAAGCAAATGATTTATGTACTATCATGTATACAAGTGGAACAAGCGGACAGCCAAAAGGTGTTATGCTAACCCATGAAAGCCATGCCATGTATGTAAAAGGAGTGGACCTCTTTATGGATCAGTTTGATGACAAG ATGACAACAGATGATGTCTTTCTATCCTTCCTCCCACTTGCTCACATTCTTGACCGCATGATCGAAGAGTATTTCTTTCACAAAGGAGCCTCAATTGGCTATTACCACGGG gatTTGAATGCCTTAAGGGATGATATCCAGGAGCTAAAGCCAACTCTACTAGTTGGGGTACCCCGAGTGTACGAAAGAATTTATGAAG GTATCTTAAAAGCCATTGCGGAACTCAGACCACTTAGAAGGGTGATTTTTAATGCTTTGTACAACCG CAAACTGACAAGCATGAAATCAGGCTACTCACACAAAACTGCTTCACCTTTTGCGGACATGCTGGCTTTTCGCAAG GTCAAGGCGAGGCTTGGAGGTCGTCTTCGCTTATTAATCTCAGGAGGGGCTCCATTAAGTACTGAGATTGAAGAGTTCTTGAGAGTGACCACATGTGCATACTTTATCCAAGGATATG GTTTAACAGAAACACTGGGACCTAGCACAGTCTGCTACATTGATGACATGGCCCTGGTTGGAAGTGTTGGCGTACCTGCCACCTACACTGAAATACGACTGGAAGAAGTACCTGAGATGGGCTATGATCCACTTGGTGTCCCTTCACGTGGTGAAATCTGCATTCGAGGGAAGTCTCTCTTTGCTGGGTACTACAAAAATCCTGAGCTCACAAACGAAGCCATAGTTGATGGATGGTTTCATACAG GCGACATTGGAGAGATGACCCCGGATGGAATCTTGAAGGTAATTGACCGAAAAAAGAACATATTTAAGTTGTCACAGGGGGAATATGTTGCAGTTGAGTACCTCGAGAAAGTATATGGCTTCCCTCCACTTGTTGAAgat ATCTGGGTATATGGGGACAGCTTCAGATCAAATTTAGTTGCAGTAGTCAATCCACATGAAGAAAACACGATGAAGTGGGCAGAGTCCAACGGCTACAAGGGGTCTTTCGGTGAAATCTGCAAACTTGAAGGCCTTAAGGAGTACATCCTGAAAGAGCTGACAGCTGTTGCACAGAAGAACAAG CTACGAGGTTTCGAGTACATCAAAGGCATAGTGTTGGATCCTCTACCTTTTGACATCGAAAGGGATTTGGTAACTGCAACaatgaagaagagaagaaacaaTATGCTGAAATATTACCAG TCCGACATTGATGCAGTATACAAAAAGCTCGAGGCACAGAAGAATGCTGCCAAAGCTAAGTGA